A genome region from Nocardia sp. NBC_00565 includes the following:
- a CDS encoding TetR/AcrR family transcriptional regulator — protein MTASRAESYLQQQEQRTRASRQQILDAAVQCLVEFGYAGASTLRIQELAGISRGRLLHHFPSRDELLVGAVQHLAASRVAELREEVGARIAAADDDPARVDEAIAHMWTNYHQPFFWASIELWVAARHNAALRDALRPAERNLQSAIRETVDAMFGPVLAARPRYRQTVDILMSSMRGASLAYGFDPRRPGRDPHLAQWREMARALLAE, from the coding sequence ATGACCGCCAGTCGAGCCGAGAGCTATCTGCAACAGCAGGAGCAGCGCACCCGGGCCAGCCGTCAGCAGATTCTCGACGCCGCAGTGCAATGTCTCGTCGAATTCGGCTACGCCGGGGCCTCGACGCTGCGGATTCAGGAGTTGGCGGGGATCTCGCGCGGCCGCCTGCTGCATCACTTCCCGTCCCGTGACGAGCTGCTCGTGGGGGCCGTGCAACATCTGGCCGCCAGCCGGGTCGCGGAATTGCGCGAGGAGGTCGGAGCGAGGATCGCCGCGGCCGATGATGATCCGGCGCGCGTCGACGAGGCCATCGCACATATGTGGACGAACTACCATCAGCCCTTCTTCTGGGCGTCCATCGAACTGTGGGTGGCGGCGCGGCACAACGCGGCATTGCGCGATGCGCTACGGCCCGCGGAGCGTAATCTGCAGAGCGCGATCCGCGAAACGGTCGATGCCATGTTCGGCCCGGTACTGGCGGCGCGGCCGCGCTATCGGCAAACCGTCGACATTCTGATGTCCAGTATGCGCGGCGCTTCGCTGGCCTACGGCTTCGATCCACGTCGGCCGGGCCGGGATCCGCACCTGGCCCAATGGCGCGAGATGGCACGCGCATTGCTGGCCGAGTGA
- a CDS encoding TetR/AcrR family transcriptional regulator: protein MLNAAADLVARKGFHAVSMSDIGGAAGITGSGIYRHFGSKSAVLVALFDHAIDNLLRDEHRIVESEQDLKLALNRLIDGQVEFVVADRELAQVYHNEINNLPEDDSRRLRRKQRMYIEEWVHLLDELRDDLTDADARAVVHAAIGAIQSTLFHNTGLPEERLRQLLAQAARDVLGV from the coding sequence ATCCTCAACGCGGCGGCGGACCTGGTCGCCCGCAAGGGTTTTCATGCCGTGTCGATGTCGGATATCGGCGGCGCGGCGGGGATCACCGGGTCCGGCATCTACCGCCACTTCGGCAGCAAGTCCGCGGTGTTGGTCGCGCTGTTCGACCATGCGATCGACAATCTGCTGCGCGATGAGCACCGGATCGTGGAGTCGGAGCAGGATCTGAAGCTGGCGCTCAATCGCCTGATCGACGGCCAAGTCGAGTTCGTGGTGGCCGATCGCGAACTGGCGCAGGTCTACCACAACGAGATCAACAATCTACCCGAGGACGACAGCCGCAGGCTCCGGCGCAAGCAGCGAATGTACATCGAGGAATGGGTGCATCTGCTCGACGAATTGCGCGACGATCTCACCGACGCGGACGCGCGGGCGGTCGTGCATGCCGCGATCGGCGCGATCCAGTCGACGCTGTTCCACAACACCGGTCTGCCCGAGGAGCGGTTGCGTCAGCTGCTCGCGCAGGCGGCCCGGGATGTGCTCGGAGTGTGA
- a CDS encoding alpha/beta hydrolase, giving the protein MSYQQFTCPVSDDLGLAGYRWDPQGRAIGAIVLIHGMGEHALRYAETAEALAGAGFVVFAYDHRGHGASVVSGTERGDLGPGGWSALVADIGAVVDKVRADHPDIPLVLVAHSMGSFATQQFLLDNSGRVDAVAMTGTAALDMLEPALDLEQDLDLAMFNAPFVPARTDFDWLTRDEAIVDAYLVDPLCGFGVDRASTREMFAAARRLGDAEEVAKIRSNLPIYIAVGSKDPVNADMLLVNVLLQRLRDAGIEDLTFHNYPDARHELFNETNRADVVSDLLDWLGRAVTPAHRAAARVER; this is encoded by the coding sequence ATGTCTTACCAACAGTTCACCTGTCCCGTCAGCGACGACCTCGGGCTTGCCGGGTACCGATGGGATCCGCAAGGCCGGGCGATCGGCGCGATCGTGCTGATCCACGGTATGGGTGAGCATGCCCTGCGCTATGCGGAGACGGCCGAGGCACTGGCCGGAGCCGGATTTGTCGTCTTCGCGTATGACCATCGCGGGCACGGCGCCTCGGTAGTCTCCGGGACCGAGCGCGGCGACCTCGGGCCCGGCGGTTGGTCCGCGCTGGTCGCCGATATCGGTGCCGTGGTCGACAAGGTCCGGGCCGACCATCCGGATATTCCGCTCGTTTTGGTCGCACACAGCATGGGTTCGTTCGCGACCCAGCAGTTCCTGCTCGACAACAGCGGACGCGTCGACGCTGTCGCGATGACCGGAACCGCCGCGCTCGACATGCTGGAGCCCGCGCTCGATTTGGAGCAGGACCTGGACTTGGCGATGTTCAATGCGCCGTTCGTGCCCGCGCGCACCGATTTCGACTGGTTGACACGCGACGAGGCGATCGTCGACGCGTATCTCGTGGATCCCCTGTGCGGCTTCGGGGTCGACCGCGCCTCGACCAGGGAGATGTTCGCTGCCGCACGACGGCTCGGTGATGCCGAGGAAGTGGCGAAGATTCGCTCGAACCTGCCGATCTATATCGCGGTCGGCTCGAAGGATCCGGTGAACGCGGACATGCTCTTGGTCAACGTTCTCCTCCAGCGGCTGCGCGACGCGGGCATCGAAGACCTCACATTCCATAACTATCCCGACGCACGACACGAGCTGTTCAACGAGACCAACCGTGCGGATGTCGTATCGGATCTACTGGACTGGCTCGGTCGCGCGGTCACACCGGCCCATCGCGCGGCCGCCCGCGTCGAGCGGTGA
- a CDS encoding acyl-CoA synthetase, whose product MYPGAYVERTPDRPAVIMSDTGETLTFAELEDRSTRLARLLYDRGLRRGDNFALLSENSPRYYEAYWAAQRSGLYVTAINHNLNPDEIAYIVNDCGARVLLVSAEKSVAAEVIVDLTPKVEGRLAFNGAVPGHADFETELAATEAIPVPDDRVGGDMLYSSGTTGLPKAIKQPLPERRLGEPGDPYVAVFGKMYGFDEQTVYLCPAPLYHAAPFRFGGWVHALGGTVVVLPRFDPVAALRAIEQYRVTHSQWVPTMFVRMLKLPDTDRNRFDLTSLRVAIHAAAPCPIEVKQAMIDWWGPILHEYYASTEGMGITLIDSPQWLNKPGSVGKAGMGILHICDDDGKEVPVGEVGTIYFERETLPFTYHNDPEKTKSAQHPEHPNWTTSGDIGRVDDNGYLYLTDRKAFMIISGGVNIYPQEIENVLTLHPKVFDIAVIGVPDPEFGEQVKGVVQPAPGVAQGPELEAELIGFVRDRIAHFKVPRSIDFVTELPRTPTGKLQKAKLRAQYL is encoded by the coding sequence ATGTATCCGGGCGCATACGTTGAGCGGACACCCGATCGACCTGCGGTGATCATGTCGGATACCGGCGAGACGCTGACCTTCGCCGAGCTGGAGGACCGATCGACCAGGCTGGCCCGCCTGCTCTATGACCGGGGGCTGCGCCGCGGCGACAACTTCGCCCTGCTCTCGGAGAACAGTCCGCGCTACTACGAGGCCTACTGGGCCGCCCAGCGCAGCGGCCTCTATGTCACCGCGATCAACCACAATCTCAACCCGGACGAGATCGCCTACATCGTGAACGATTGTGGCGCACGGGTTTTGCTGGTCTCCGCCGAGAAGTCCGTGGCGGCGGAGGTGATTGTCGACCTGACGCCCAAGGTGGAGGGGCGGCTGGCATTCAACGGCGCGGTGCCCGGCCACGCCGACTTCGAGACGGAATTGGCTGCGACCGAGGCGATTCCGGTGCCGGACGACCGGGTGGGCGGCGACATGCTGTACTCGTCCGGAACCACCGGACTGCCGAAGGCGATCAAACAGCCGCTGCCCGAGCGTCGCCTCGGCGAGCCGGGCGATCCGTACGTCGCGGTCTTCGGCAAGATGTACGGATTCGACGAGCAGACCGTATACCTCTGTCCCGCACCGCTTTACCATGCCGCACCGTTCCGGTTCGGCGGCTGGGTGCACGCGCTCGGCGGCACCGTCGTCGTCCTGCCCCGCTTCGATCCGGTCGCGGCGCTGCGGGCCATCGAGCAGTACCGTGTCACGCACAGTCAATGGGTGCCGACGATGTTCGTCCGGATGCTGAAACTCCCCGATACGGACCGCAATCGCTTCGACCTCACCAGCCTGCGTGTCGCCATTCACGCGGCAGCACCGTGTCCGATCGAGGTCAAGCAGGCGATGATCGACTGGTGGGGCCCGATCCTGCACGAGTACTACGCCAGCACCGAGGGGATGGGGATCACGCTCATCGATTCCCCGCAATGGCTGAACAAGCCGGGCTCGGTCGGCAAGGCGGGCATGGGCATTCTGCACATCTGCGACGACGACGGCAAAGAGGTTCCGGTGGGGGAGGTGGGCACGATCTATTTCGAACGCGAAACCCTGCCCTTCACATATCACAACGATCCGGAGAAGACGAAGTCTGCGCAGCATCCCGAACATCCGAACTGGACCACCAGCGGTGATATCGGGCGGGTCGACGACAACGGCTACCTCTACCTGACCGACCGCAAGGCGTTCATGATCATCTCCGGTGGTGTGAACATCTATCCACAAGAGATCGAGAACGTACTCACGTTGCACCCCAAGGTATTCGACATCGCGGTGATCGGCGTCCCCGATCCGGAGTTCGGCGAGCAGGTGAAAGGTGTCGTACAGCCTGCCCCCGGCGTCGCCCAGGGCCCCGAACTCGAGGCCGAACTGATCGGATTCGTGCGCGACCGCATCGCGCATTTCAAGGTGCCGCGCAGCATCGACTTCGTGACCGAGCTGCCGAGAACACCTACCGGCAAGCTGCAAAAGGCCAAGCTCCGCGCCCAGTATCTCTAG
- a CDS encoding esterase/lipase family protein gives MGALATLMFSSPAEAEPAPVQGNWSAAMAYSLMFPSVIPLGLNDFSCTPATAHPNPVVLVNGAFESTYANWSLLAPQLRSEGYCVFGLDYGNTGGLHQTGELRGSAREVAEFVDKVRAATGADKVDLVGHSEGGLVSLYFINRLGGADKVATMIGLAPFPNGLSAYGLLNAIAVNPALRDAVDSMVPAVADGTAGSDFVTETASGGMIRPEVNYLTISSRMDMVVEVAESRLPAAPNVTNLVIQDLCPADLADHNELSYDENVQRLIRNALDPGHANAPECRPVLPFVHQSPS, from the coding sequence TTGGGCGCACTTGCGACGCTGATGTTCTCTTCGCCAGCGGAGGCCGAGCCCGCACCGGTCCAGGGCAATTGGTCGGCGGCCATGGCCTACTCGCTTATGTTTCCCTCGGTCATTCCATTAGGGCTGAACGACTTTTCGTGCACACCCGCGACAGCGCACCCGAACCCGGTGGTGCTCGTGAACGGGGCATTCGAGAGCACCTACGCCAACTGGTCGCTGCTCGCCCCGCAGCTCAGGAGTGAGGGATACTGCGTCTTCGGACTCGACTACGGGAATACCGGCGGTCTGCACCAGACGGGCGAATTGCGTGGATCCGCACGGGAAGTCGCCGAATTCGTCGACAAGGTGCGTGCGGCAACCGGAGCGGACAAGGTGGATCTGGTTGGCCATTCGGAAGGCGGATTGGTCTCGCTGTACTTCATCAACCGGCTCGGCGGCGCCGACAAGGTCGCCACCATGATCGGGCTCGCGCCATTTCCCAACGGGCTCAGCGCCTATGGCCTGCTGAACGCGATCGCGGTGAATCCGGCGCTGCGCGATGCGGTCGACTCCATGGTTCCCGCGGTGGCGGATGGCACAGCAGGCTCGGACTTCGTGACGGAGACGGCGTCCGGCGGAATGATCCGACCGGAGGTGAACTATCTGACTATCAGCTCACGAATGGATATGGTGGTCGAGGTGGCCGAGTCACGACTGCCCGCGGCGCCGAACGTGACAAACCTGGTCATCCAAGATCTCTGCCCGGCCGACCTGGCCGACCACAACGAACTCTCCTACGACGAGAACGTGCAACGCCTGATTCGCAACGCCTTGGACCCTGGTCACGCGAACGCCCCCGAATGCCGTCCGGTATTGCCGTTCGTCCACCAGAGTCCGTCGTAG